Proteins from one Trueperaceae bacterium genomic window:
- a CDS encoding Gfo/Idh/MocA family oxidoreductase — AGPAAAATAATGTPAAGRRVAVLGAGDMGARHAAHWAAAGAKVVVVADADAERAAALAATHGAEPSDDPVAAAARADVDVVSVCLPTFLHAGVTVAALEGGADVLSEKPVSLTLRDADAMAAAARATGRTLRVGFMRRFDPLWRRVEQDAARVGVPVMAQATLAAGVRPKLLMHDAYANGGPVIDMACHLFDRWERVFGTPPLRVRASGHTFAAGKAEVAAIEHVALDTVQVDLDYGAAGSAQLQLSWGLPAGVPATERHTYVGPDGVLDVDEDGATLRRGPEATTYAASDVDPWREEIFAFARELAGEGPQGVADVAAGVRALRASLAVLEAVRSGRAVDPAMLQPETEAA; from the coding sequence GGCCGGCCCCGCCGCCGCCGCGACCGCCGCGACCGGGACGCCGGCGGCGGGTCGCCGCGTCGCGGTCCTCGGGGCGGGGGACATGGGCGCCCGCCACGCCGCGCACTGGGCGGCGGCCGGCGCGAAGGTCGTCGTCGTGGCCGACGCCGACGCGGAGCGCGCGGCGGCGCTCGCCGCGACGCACGGCGCGGAGCCGAGCGACGACCCCGTCGCGGCCGCGGCGCGCGCCGACGTCGACGTCGTGTCGGTGTGCCTCCCGACGTTCCTGCATGCCGGCGTGACGGTCGCGGCGCTCGAGGGGGGCGCGGACGTCCTCAGCGAGAAGCCGGTGTCGCTCACGTTGCGCGACGCCGACGCGATGGCGGCCGCCGCGCGGGCGACGGGCCGGACGCTGCGGGTCGGCTTCATGCGCCGCTTCGATCCGTTGTGGCGCCGCGTCGAGCAGGACGCCGCGCGCGTGGGGGTGCCCGTCATGGCGCAAGCGACGCTGGCGGCGGGCGTCCGCCCGAAGTTGTTGATGCACGACGCGTACGCGAACGGGGGGCCGGTCATCGACATGGCGTGCCACCTGTTCGACCGCTGGGAGCGGGTGTTCGGGACGCCGCCGTTGCGGGTCCGCGCCAGCGGGCACACGTTCGCGGCGGGCAAGGCCGAGGTGGCGGCCATCGAGCACGTCGCGCTGGACACCGTGCAGGTGGACCTCGACTACGGGGCGGCGGGGTCGGCGCAACTGCAGTTGTCGTGGGGCCTGCCCGCGGGCGTGCCGGCGACCGAACGCCACACGTACGTCGGTCCCGACGGCGTCCTGGACGTCGACGAGGACGGCGCGACGTTGCGGCGGGGGCCGGAGGCGACGACGTACGCCGCCAGCGACGTCGACCCGTGGCGGGAGGAGATCTTCGCGTTCGCCCGCGAGCTCGCGGGCGAGGGTCCGCAGGGGGTCGCGGACGTCGCGGCGGGGGTGCGCGCGTTGCGCGCCTCGTTAGCGGTGCTGGAGGCGGTCCGTTCCGGTCGCGCGGTGGACCCCGCGATGCTGCAGCCGGAGACGGAGGCGGCGTGA